The Actinomyces faecalis genome includes the window GGGCCTCGAGGCCCTCGCACAAGAACTACAAAAACTAGGCGCGGCGTGATGGCTGTCGCTGCCCGGCCAGGTCAAGCAGCGACAGCCATCACGGCCCGGCGTAACCGGTCGGGCTCAACGACGACGTAGGCGAGCGTGGTCGTGGGTGAGGCGTGTCCGAGGATCGCCTGCACTGCGAGCACGTCCCCGGTCAGTCCGTAGGCCCGCGAGGCGAACCTGTGGCGCAGGCTGTGCATACTCCAGTCGCCCTCGAGGGCCTCGCTCACGCGGTCACCGATAGCCCCGGGCGTCATGTGCCCGTCGCCGAACCGGGCGGGGAAGGCCCATCCTCCATTCGCGCGGCACCGGGCGTCGATTTCGCCGGCGAGATCGTCACTGAGCGGGATGGTCCTCTCCTTGCCACCCTTACCATGGACGATGAGGGAGCGGCCCATCAGGTCATCGATGAGGTCATGCGCGTGGACTCGTGCGACCTCTCCACGCCGTAGCCCGGCCTCGCTGGCTAGGCGGATCATGAGGGCTGTCTCCTCGTCCGCCTGTGCCAGGGCCTGCCTGATCACGTCCTCAGGGCACGGGTGCGGGCGTGGTCCTGCCTGTCGGATCGCGGGTAGCGCAGCGGCGGGGGAGTCATCGACATACCCAGCCCTCTCAGCCCACCCGTAGAACTTCGACACACTGGCATAGGCGGCTCGGCGCGTGTTGCGCGCCCACTCGTGTGTGCCGCCCCATGCGGTGAGGTGGTCCTCCTCGACCTCCCACG containing:
- a CDS encoding tyrosine-type recombinase/integrase translates to MTAWEEAIEQWRTALTASGYPASTIRLRTGWVRRMGRWVGVGPWEVEEDHLTAWGGTHEWARNTRRAAYASVSKFYGWAERAGYVDDSPAAALPAIRQAGPRPHPCPEDVIRQALAQADEETALMIRLASEAGLRRGEVARVHAHDLIDDLMGRSLIVHGKGGKERTIPLSDDLAGEIDARCRANGGWAFPARFGDGHMTPGAIGDRVSEALEGDWSMHSLRHRFASRAYGLTGDVLAVQAILGHASPTTTLAYVVVEPDRLRRAVMAVAA